From one Nothobranchius furzeri strain GRZ-AD chromosome 2, NfurGRZ-RIMD1, whole genome shotgun sequence genomic stretch:
- the LOC107377212 gene encoding gap junction gamma-1 protein — translation MSWSFLTRLLDEISNHSTFVGKIWLTILIVFRIVLTAVGGETIYYDEQSKFVCNTQQPGCENVCYDAFAPLSHVRFWIFQVIMITTPTIMYLGFAMHKIARMDDSEYRPVRNKKRMPIISRGAVRDYEEAEDNGEEDPMIAEEIEPDKPDKGDKSTEKKHDGRRRILRDGLMKVYVCQLLWRSAFEVAFLFGQYILYGLEVIPSYVCTRSPCPHTVDCFVSRPTEKTIFLLVMYVVSFLCLLLTVLEIIHLGVSGIRDTFRKRAAHNSRTHRPSSARSIPTAPPGYHATMKKEKLKGELRDLPMGDSGRESFGDEGPSSRELERLRRHLKLAQQHLDLAYQADEGSHSRSSSPEVHTAAQTAAEQNRLNFAQEKQGESTEKGIRA, via the exons ATGAGTTGGAGTTTCCTAACGCGTTTGCTGGATGAGATCTCGAACCACTCCACATTTGTGGGGAAGATCTGGCTCACGATTCTCATCGTCTTCCGCATCGTCCTGACGGCCGTTGGTGGTGAAACCATCTACTATGATGAGCAGAGCAAATTTGTCTGCAACACACAACAGCCTGGATGTGAGAATGTATGCTACGATGCATTTGCGCCTCTCTCACACGTCAGATTCTGGATTTTTCAG GTGATCATGATCACCACCCCGACCATCATGTACCTGGGCTTTGCCATGCACAAGATTGCGCGTATGGATGACTCTGAGTACCGGCCTGTTAGGAATAAGAAGAGGATGCCCATAATCAGTCGCGGGGCGGTGCGTGACTATGAAGAAGCAGAGGACAACGGAGAGGAAGACCCGATGATAGCTGAGGAGATTGAACCAGACAAACCAGACAAAGGAGATAAAA GCACAGAGAAGAAGCACGATGGTCGACGTCGGATTTTGCGTGATGGCCTGATGAAAGTCTACGTCTGTCAACTGCTGTGGCGCTCTGCCTTCGAGGTCGCCTTCCTCTTTGGTCAATACATTCTCTACGGCTTGGAGGTGATACCTTCTTATGTGTGCACCCGATCACCGTGCCCCCACACAGTGGACTGTTTTGTGTCCCGCCCTACTGAGAAAACCATCTTCCTGCTGGTGATGTACGTCGTCTCGTTCCTTTGCCTCCTACTCACAGTCTTGGAAATCATCCACTTGGGGGTCAGTGGGATCCGGGACACTTTTCGCAAGCGCGCAGCCCACAACTCTCGTACCCACCGCCCGTCATCTGCACGCTCTATACCCACGGCCCCACCAGGATACCACGCCACCATGAAGAAAGAGAAACTGAAAGGGGAGCTGAGAGACTTGCCCATGGGTGACTCTGGACGGGAGAGCTTTGGGGATGAGGGGCCCTCTTCCAGGGAGCTGGAGCGGCTGAGAAGACACCTAAAGTTGGCCCAGCAGCATCTGGATCTAGCGTACCAGGCGGATGAAGGAAGTCATTCTCGCAGTAGCAGCCCAGAGGTCCACACAGCTGCACAAACGGCTGCTGAGCAGAACCGCCTCAACTTTGCCCAAGAGAAGCAGGGAgaatcaactgagaaag GAATCCGCGCCTGA
- the inha gene encoding inhibin alpha chain → MVSCGMPLLVLLWIQSLVQAYKPEELPRGVILSWFKERVLENLGLEKPPLTKVRGPGEDTTPPNVEQRHRRVLRTTRAVRENHEPSRDRDTSQVILFPSDSSFALVDSAMNKSTRSYFTFYFQPSKNLQAAVVTSAHFCFFEGGAGSSASLFIFSAQQLYQAAQTPTLRSSDGWSTFSLDGPLMNSIAEGPFLLQVRCLACQWNRDPEQMAFLHLHVKPRGRTRSPRDAAVTIPWSPTALHLLQRPSQEEPQHDDCRREEIEISFEELGWDSWIVQPKVLTFYYCHGNCSAWDRAAARLGMTQCCAPVPGSMKSLKITTTSDGGYSFKYETLPNIMPKECTCV, encoded by the exons ATGGTGTCCTGTGGTATGCCTCTCCTGGTTCTGCTCTGGATCCAGAGTTTGGTCCAAGCCTACAAGCCAGAGGAGCTGCCCAGGGGAGTCATCTTGTCCTGGTTTAAAGAGCGGGTTCTGGAGAACTTGGGTCTGGAGAAGCCACCTCTTACCAAGGTACGGGGTCCTGGAGAGGACACAACACCACCAAACGTGGAGCAGAGACACAGGAGGGTCCTCCGGACCACCAGAGCAGTGAGGGAGAACCATGAACCCAGCAGGGACCGGGACACGTCTCAGGTGATTCTGTTCCCATCTG ACTCATCTTTTGCCCTTGTTGACTCAGCCATGAATAAAAGCACCAGAAGCTACTTCACCTTCTACTTCCAGCCCTCTAAAAACCTTCAGGCCGCTGTGGTCACATCTGCTCACTTCTGCTTCTTTGAGGGAGGAGCTGGTTCGTCTGCCTCACTCTTCATCTTCTCAGCACAGCAGCTCTACCAGGCAGCACAAACTCCAACACTGAGGAGCTCTGATGGATGGAGCACCTTCAGTCTGGATGGGCCGTTGATGAACTCCATTGCTGAGGGTCCATTTCTGCTTCAGGTCCGGTGTCTGGCCTGTCAGTGGAATCGTGACCCAGAGCAGATGGCCTTTCTTCATCTCCACGTCAAGCCCAGGGGTCGTACCCGTTCTCCCCGTGATGCAGCAGTAACCATCCCCTGGTCTCCTACAGCCCTACACCTCCTCCAGAGGCCCTCACAGGAGGAACCTCAGCACGACGACTGCCGCAGAGAAGAAATCGAGATCAGCTTTGAGGAGCTGGGCTGGGACAGCTGGATCGTCCAACCGAAGGTGCTTACCTTTTACTATTGTCATGGGAACTGCTCGGCTTGGGATCGGGCCGCCGCTAGATTAGGGATGACTCAGTGCTGCGCGCCGGTTCCAGGGTCCATGAAGTCCCTGAAGATCACGACAACATCTGATGGTGGGTATTCCTTCAAGTATGAGACCCTGCCCAACATCATGCCTAAGGAGTGCACCTGTGTCTGA